Below is a window of Tolypothrix bouteillei VB521301 DNA.
ATAATTATAAAATTAGCTACACGAGTCAAGGCAGCTTTGTGGTATAATGCAAAACTTCAAAAATGAGCCACAAGCGATCGATGTTATTGACTGGTACGTAAAAGCAGAAGTTAGAAGGCGCAAAAGATTATCGACTCGGCTTTCTAAAACCTTTTTCCAAACACTTTTCCTAAACCATGCCGTACTGGGTGTTTGGACTGTGGAGTACAGATTGAGGTTGGCTTGTTGCTCAAACAAACTCTGAAGATAGAAGTATTCTGTAATTAAAGACTTTAAAAAAAAGTATTTGCAGTAACAATTTACAAAATAAAATCACCAGCAACCAGCAAGCAGTGATTGGTATAAAAAAGCAAAGTCTGCTCGTCAGAGGAGCCACTGCGATAGACGGTGAAACCAGTGCTGATAGCGTATAGTACGGGTATAGGTTGGCATCGCATAGCGTGTGGTTTGCACATAGGAGATACCCAAAAGGGTTCCACAGGCTATAGCAAGGGGAGATCCCAATTTGGAAAAAACACGTTTGCTATTGAAATCGGGTTTATACAAACGAAGCGATTAAAATCGCGTCTATACAAACAAAGTCCACCTACGTGGACTTTCTATCAAGTCCGCGCAGGCCGTGAGGCCAGTCGTGTAGGCGGGTTTCCCGCGCTCTAGCAAGTTGCGTGGCAGAAGGCGCAAAAGCTTATATTATAAGCTTTTTTATCCGTTCTTAATAGTTACTTATCGAATTGATGCTCTAAAAGAAAAAATTAGCCCTCAAATCAATTTTGGGCTAATTTTAGGCATTTTAAACCATTGATGAAAAAATTTTAAGTACTGTAGTGGTCTGTCCCATTAATTTTGATCGGCTGTCACCTGGGAACCAGGTGTGCGAAGTTTTGACAGCCTATCAAAACTTTTGCGACAGACAACTGGGAAATACCAACCAATAAGGCTGTTATGTTCCAGAGCAACTACCTACGTATATTTGAAAAATCAACTAGGATTCCTATAAGTGACTTAAAACAATTCAGTTTATGTAAATTAATCCCTTCTCGCAATCACCCAGATTGCATGAACAAGCCCAAGAATATAAAATCCAAAAATAGTAAGCAGCAAGTTTATCCAAAAATCTTTACCAATACCAACTTGTAGGAACACTCCAAGCGGCGGTAAAAAAACAGCACAAAGTATCCTAACTAAATCCATTGCTCCCTCCTGTAAGTCTTAAAATGAGCAGGATTTGTATACTCATCAACAATAGCATTTATTTTTTAAAGCATCAGGTTAAGCTAGTGTGGTAAACCGTCCTAACCACCACTGATCTTGGCTTTGTAACCAAGCTTAATTAAAAGCTCAAGAATTTTCTGCTTGTGGTCGCCTTGAATTTCCAGTTCATTTTCTTTTATAGTGCCACCCGTACCGCACTGGGTTTTTAACTGCTTGAGTAAAGCTTGTAAAGTTTCTTGATTTGTTTGAAAGCCAGTAATCACAGTCACGGTCTTACCTTTACGCCCAGCGCGAGTTGCTTGTACGCGCACATTTTGCTTTTCTGGTGGCAAGTCGGGGGTTGCTCTTTCAAAAGCAGCAGAGTTACCATTCCCAAACTCTTGGTACACGAAGCGGTTTTCAGGGTTGTTACGATTTGATGATGAAGGCATAAAGTTAACTTTGTAAAGAACCACTAACAGGCAATGAGTATTAAGAGAAACCGTATCGGCAGTCTTAGTATAATTGTGGTCGTTCCGTAATTCTAGCTTGTCCGTGACTACTACTCCCCTACCTTCGGGTTCTCAATCATCTACTCAACTTCCTGATGCACTAGGACGCTTTGGTCGCTTTGGTGGTAAGTATGTTCCTGAAACGTTGATGCCAGCTCTTTCTGAGTTGGAAGCAGCGTATCAGCAGTATCGCAATGACCCTGCTTTTCAGGCAGAACTGCAACAGTTGCTGCAAGATTATGTAGGGCGTGCAACACCATTATATTTTGCCGAACGCCTTAGTACACATTACGCAAAACCAGATGGCACTGGACCCCAAATTTATTTAAAGCGTGAGGATTTAAATCATACTGGTGCTCACAAAATTAATAACGCTTTGGGTCAGGTCTTGCTGGCAAAGCGTATGGGCAAACAGAGAATCATTGCAGAAACGGGTGCCGGACAACACGGAGTAGCAACGGCTACTGTTTGCGCTCGTTTTGGGTTGCAATGCGTTATTTACATGGGCGTTCACGACATGGAACGTCAAGCTTTGAATGTTTTTAGAATGCGTTTGATGGGCGCAGAGGTTCGCCCGGTGTCAGCAGGAACTGGTACTTTAAAAGATGCCACTTCTGAAGCTATCCGCGATTGGGTCACAAATGTGGAAACAACCCACTACATTTTGGGTTCTGTTGCAGGTCCTCACCCATACCCCATGATTGTACGCGATTTTCACAAAGTGATTGGACAGGAAACTCGCGCTCAAGCACTAGAAAAGTGGGGTGGTTTGCCCGATATTGCGATCGCTTGTGTGGGAGGTGGTTCCAATGCCATGGGTTTGTTCTATGAGTTTGTAGACGAACCTTCCGTGCGGTTAATTGGTGTAGAAGCTGCTGGAGAAGGAGTTAACACTGACAAACACGCAGCAACCTTGACAAAAGGACGAATTGGTGTATTACACGGAGCTATGAGCTACCTTTTGCAAAGTGAAGATGGACAAGTGGTTGAAGCTCATTCAATTAGTGCTGGATTAGATTATCCGGGTGTCGGTCCGGAACACAGCTACCTGAAGGATATAGGGCGTGCTGAATATTACAGCGTGACTGACGAAGAAGCTTTGGCTGCTTTTCAAAGGCTTTCACGCTTGGAAGGAATTATTCCCGCTTTAGAAACAGCCCACGCTTTTGCTTATTTAGAAACCCTGTGTCCCCAACTTAGCGGAAGTCCCAAGATAGTTATTAACTCTTCCGGACGCGGGGATAAAGATGTACAAGCCGTAGCTAAGTACTTCAATCCCACATGAGGATGTCCGAGAAGTATCAGATTTTCTGCACGATCGCCCCTAGGGAGTGTTTTCAAACTCTTATAGATTCCCCCATCTGCCCCCCAACCCCAGAGGAGACGCCTAGCCTCCCTTAAAAAGCTACGGTGGTATACAGATCTGTAGAAAAAATATGAAACAACCGGATAACAGGGAAAGTTGATTCCAATTCCCCCCTTTTTTAGGCTAGGGGGGATCGAAACTGCCAGAATGCACTATATAAGACTTGTATACACCACCGTAGCCTTAAAAAGGGGGCTAAGATACTCAAAAGTCACCTAATTCATTAGGGGATTTAGTGAGCCGTAGCACGTCTTTACATTTTTTAATTTATTAAGATGGTTTTTTGTCAACAATTAATCCACAGCAATCCTAAGTTTTTTTTAAAAATCAAATCGAGATTTTAGCTGTGTTTGTTTTAAAAATTAACTTGAATTATATTAAGCGGCTCTTGACGAAGCTTTTGGAATATGTAAATATTTCCTAACTTGCTGGTTACCATAAACCATACTGGTATCTCAAGAAACAAAAAATCAGGGATTGTGTCTCTTAAACTTATACGTTATTTAACACTCCATGTTTCGACAAACTGCTTTTGGCATTGCTTTAAGTATGCTTGTCCTTGCCAGTGGATTACCAACGAGTTTACTAGCGGGTTACTCTTCCAAACAAAAAGCAACCCAAAGTAAATCGGTATCAATTCCATCAAGCCAGGTTAAATCATTCTCTACCTTTAAAACAACTGATTTGGAAAAATCAGTTTTTGACCAAATTAATCGGTACCGGGTTTCTAAGGGTTTGCGAAAGCTGACTTTAAATCCAAGAATTACTCGACAAGCTAGGATTCACAGTCAAAATATGGCTAGACGCAAAGCCCCATTCAGTCACCAAGGGTTTAGAAGAAGAGTTGATGCTATTCCCCTTCGCTACAGAAGCGCATCAGAAAATCTCGCTTTTAACCAAGGCTACAACGATCCGGTTAAGGAAGCTGTGACAAGTTGGCTGAAAAGCCCCGCACATCTAAAGAATATTAAGGGGAATTACAATCTGACGGGTATTGGTGTCGCTACTAACAGCGATGGTGAAGTGTACCTGACACAGATTTTTATTCGCATGAGATAAATTAAAATTGCTAACGGCTAATGGTTAATTGCTAATGGTCAAAACTCTCTTAACTATTAGCTATTAGCCATTAGATAATATAGATGTCTAACCTAACTGCTGATAATTCATGGAAGATTTTCAGGTTTGCGATCGCGACCTCACTGACGCTACTTTATCCCATTATCTACAAAACGATGAAATTGCTGTAGATACCGAAACGATGGGGTTACTTCCACAACGCGATCGCTTATGTCTTGTCCAATTATGCAACAAAGATGGTAGAGTGACTGCAATCCGTATTGCTAAGGGACAAACAGAGGCTCCTAACTTAAAAAAGCTGTTGGAAGCGACAAACGTCCTTAAAATATTTCACTTTGCACGTTTCGATCTGGCGACGATACGTTATAGCTTAGGCATTTATATCCAACCCGTTTTTTGTACTAAGATAGCCAGTAAGTTAGCACGTACTTATACCCAACGTCACGGGCTGAAGGATTTGGTGCAAGAGTTGGAAAAAGTAGAATTAGACAAAAGCTCTCAAAGTTCTGATTGGGGAAATGCTGCCAATCTATCAGAAGCACAACTGAATTATGCTGCTAATGATGTACGTTATTTAATAGGTGCGCGGCAAAAACTCGTCGATATGCTCAAACGTGAAGAACGGTATGCAATCGCCCTAGAATGTTTTGAGTGTTTGCCAACTATAGTTTCTTTAGATTTACTGCAATTTAAGGATGTGTTTGAACATTAGGGTGTTGTTACAGTGACCAGGGTTACTGGTCACCGTTAGGACTACCCTTTTTGCTGGGTTTCTGCGTGATTCTTCAAACGATCTACAACGTTATAGTCATCTGCACCAGCAGGTGTTCTGGATTCGATAATTCCTTCAGTAGGACCTCCAACTGCTTTCCATGCAGCCAAACCGCCTTTGAGTTCAGATACGTGTACAAAACCAGCGCTTCTTAATTGTTGTGCCGCTTGAGCAGTCTGTTCGTCACTTTCACCGTAAACGTAGATATCACGGCTTTTTGCTATGGATTCTGCACGGTCTACCAACTCGTTTTGAGGGAAGGGCATCGCACCCATGATGTGACCTTGGTTGAAGGCGTTGCGATCGCGCACATCTAAAATTGTGAAAGCAGGTTCGCCCCATTCCAAACGAGACTTGAGAACATGAACATCAGACTGTGAGTCAATGGGGGGCTGTTGTGGAATGATGTTGTCTACTAGTTTGTTAGTCATGAGTATCCTCTGTAACGTATTAGACTACCTTGCAAAAGACTTTAGGCGTAAGTTGACAAAAGAAGTTGCAAGAATTTTATGCACTGCAAGAAATGTATCTAACAAAATGGCGTGGATTGCTCTTTCTGGAGAATGAAAATTCTGAATTTATGCCTAATGGTAGACCTGCTATTAACAATGACCCCTAACCTGTGACCAGTTAATATTCTTGGTTAAAAGCAGGATATTTAAATAATCAATCGATTTCTTTTTCTATAAGTAATGCTGCAAGTACAACATAATGCAAATACTTCCTTTCTGTCCTAAAATGACCAGTGCTACTACGTCTTTTGGTTATCTTCTGGAGATTCGGAAGCGGTCAAAAAAATTTACTGTTTCAATCCGGAAATTGTTCAAAATTATAAAATATAGACTTGACTTTAGAATTGGAAAATTAGATAGGCTGAAGAACAATTGTTTGAATTTATCTTCTGCATATAAATAATATTTTTGCAAGTCCATGTCATTAAAATTATTAAAACACCAAATTAATCAAATTTAACTTCGTCTGTCTCAAAGAAGATTTACTTAAGTAATGCATTTTTAACTTAATTTTATATACACTGCCCAACTCCAATTTTCTTTATCAAAAAAGATAAAGTATTCGGTTATACTCAAGCAAAAGACTAGCCGAATAATAGACGTTGTATGAAGGATGCTAACCGCCGTAAGTTTTTGCTGGGAACACTTTCAGGAGTTGTTGGCGGTATCGTGGGAATCTTGAATCGGGGCAGGCAGACAATGGCTTCGCCTGTAAAGCCTTCAGAAGAAACAGCAGTGTCATTCAGACAACCGATCGCATTGGCTAATGGTATCTCACTAGAACTAGTCACGCATAATGATGAATTTCTTGGTATTGGTCAAATCAAGGCTGAAAATGTCTTATTGCGAAGTGGAAGAAGACCAATGTTCGTTGAAATTTGTAATCCTAGCGCAGTAAGTCTTTACAATTATACGATTGCACAACAAAATATTACAAATAATTTAGTTCAGCTAAAATTCTCCATGCATTACCGTGAAGGTGGTCTGATGGAGTGGATGCTCCATACTGTTCGGAACCGCTACAACACATCCGATTGGGCTGCTGAACCACAAAAAGCCACTGATACTGCTTTATGGTTAGAAATTCGTCCGGTTACACGTAACATAGGCGATCGCAAATACACAGGCTTGAGTTATCAATATCGCTACCAAAGCCAAAGCATTCCTATTTACAAAATACTCGATCGAGCTACTTGGGAACTGGATGGTCGTGCAGTAGGTAATGAGTTTTGGATGCGTAACTCTTTTGCACCTTCTATTGCGTCCATTCATTCAGTAGAAGAATTTTACTCTACTGAATGGTATCTGCCTTCTGCTAAAAATCCCAGTGTCTTTCAATTTGTACCACTGCAAACAGCTTTACAAGGCTTTACCTTTACATCAGGACCATCCGGTACGTTAGTCACTTGGGCAACGAAAGCCAGTCATATCCGTTCGCTATTTGAAAAACCGCGTGGTATTGATGAAATTATACACTGGCACCAACACTGTAGCGATCTGGGTCAAGAATTAGTTACCTCACCGATGGAGGTGTTGTGGTCCCCAGGCAAACTGGATCGCGTTGAGCAAACCAATGCCTATGAAGCAGTAAGAGAACTAGTACACGAAACACTGCACGCTGACATAGGTATGCGTCGCGAACGAATAACAACTTACGCGCTGATCGAACAATGGGATAATGCCAATTTAAAACGTTATACCGAAGTGGCACTGCCAAAACTACTAGCCAGTGGTGTCAAAATGGTTGCTTTAGCAAACCATTTCCAAAATAATATGAATACCTTTGGGGTCGGGAATATGGCATGCACGATTGACCTGAAGGTTGCAGATTCAGTTGGTGAAGAAAATTTGCGGAATTTTTGTAATAAAACAAAAGCTGGTGGTGCCATAGTTCAGATGTGGGGTAATACAGCTTTATCCACTTTTGGTCTCAAACAATGGGATCGCAATGGTGTAAAAAATCGTCTTGATTATTTACCGAAAGAAGGATCGATAATGGAAGCCATAGAGCGATCGCAAGATCCTTTTGTTCGCAATCCGTCCAATGCTATTGAAGCCGATCACTACACGCCAGTTTTCGCCGTACTCAATTTACGAGATCCAGTTATACGAGAATACTGGCTTAAGCGTTGGAAGCAAGCACATGATGAAATAGGGCTTGAAGCTATTTTCTTAGATAGTTCAACCAATCTCTCTAGCGATAAATTCCACTTTATCCAACTTGCAGATAGTAGTGCCAGAGAGCCAGCTACAAACAACAATCAGCAACTATTTACCCAACGTCCTGCAAAAGAACCAGCTGCAGCCATTCTTTCACAGTACCATGCCCACTTAAAATTGATGGCAGAAATGCAAAAAATTGGCTACCGCTACTGTGGAGAAGACATTGGAGTATTCGGAATCCATCGCACGGGTCCAAATCTTCTCGCCAAGCTGAATTATTTGCCCTTATGGATGGATTGTCTGACTGACTTCGATACCCTAACTTTACAGAAAGCAGGAGTCGATCCCGATGACACTTTTTTCCGTGGTTTGGCTTACCGAATGATGTGGTATGTATTTTGGGATATCAAAACCGAGCAAATCAGCTTTAACTATGGCAGCGTGCGTGGTGATTTCGATAAACCGAACACTTGGCATATTTCACTATTTAAAGTATTTAATAAAGTTAACGACTTAATGATTAACCGCGAGATTCTACTACGTGAGAATGGTGTTGTGTACCGTACTACAGGACAGCAAATTCTTTGGGCTTTCCAAAATTTTGATTTTCAACTTCCTAGTAGTTCAGTAGTGCGTGATGAAACTACAAGTAAAAGTTGGCAAACCCGTCGTCTACAAGCTATTAAACACCACGTTTATTCCATAAAAACCTAGCGATACCCCGACAACACCGTAAGATGAGTCGGGGATAACATTAATTGATATTAACTAAGCAGCCAGAACAAAATCAACTTCATCAGTGCCACCAGTTTCTGATTGCCCTGACGTCAGTTGTTGACCGTTAACTTCAACGGCAAAAGGTGTACCACCCAGATTGAGATTGTAGTCTGTTTTGTCATTGGTATACCCAACACTAGCAATCATTTTGCGATTTTGGTCTACATAAGCAAAAGCCAACATCTGATTTTTGTTTTGCTTGTTGTCACGCGCCCAAATCACCATGTATTGTTGGCCCTGATAATCAAATACTTTTGGTGGACGAGTGGGAACATAACGACCGGGATCGCCAAAACTTTTGTCTAGAAAATCTTGAACCGAACTTGGTTCAACTGTCGCATAAGCAACTTCTTCTGGAGAGGTTGGTTCGGCATCAGCTTCATCACCACCTCGCGTCCCAACAACTTCTTCTTGCCCCCGATTCTTGAAATAATCAACGGCTGCTTTGGTTCCAATAGCACCAACTGCTGCAACTCCAGCACCAATTAGTACGTTACGAAGGAGGTTACTTCTGTTACTCATCGTTGCCCCTTTTGGCTAGAAGACACCGTGGACAATCGTATCATTACTGGTTCTCATTGCTATAGTTATTCAATTTTTTCTAGGAATTGGAGATTAGTACTTCTCCCTTGTCCCCCTTGTCTCCCCCCTCTCCCTTGTCCCGGTGTTCCTAGTCCTTAGTCCCTATTTTTGCTTTCAATCGCTCGCTCGCCAGGAATACTCCAAGCTCTATTGCTGCTTTCATACTTGTTGCATCGGCTATGCCTTTACCTGCAATATCAAATGCAGTACCGTGATCTGGGGATGTCCGAATGAAAGGCAAACCTATAGATGTATTGACGGCGCGATCGAACGCCATCAGTTTTACTGGAATTAAACCTTGATCGTGGTACAAAGCAAGGTAAGCATCGGCGGGATTTTGGATTGTGCCATTTCCGTACCAAGCTTGACCGGGTTTGACCCACATTGTATCTGGTGGAATCGGACCGTCTATTTGTAAGTTTGGACGATTTTTACGCTCTTGCTCTATCCAGGGTATTAACCATTCTTGTTCTTCGCGTCCTAGCTGTCCCTGTTCCCCACTGTGAGGGTTTAAACCTGCGATCGCAATTCTCGCTTTTTTTAACCCAAAGTCTTTTTCCAAACACTCTACCAACAAATCCAGTTTTGCCGTCATAAGTTCCGGTGTCAGAAATTGCGGGACTTGACTGAGGGGGATATGTGTTGTTGCTAGCAATGTCCGAAGTAACCAGTTTGTATGAGGCGATCGCGCTACAAATAACATCCCCACGCGTTTTGCACCTGACTTTTCTGCCAAAAGTTCTGTTTGACCTGGGTAATCATATCCTGCTGCTTTCCATGCTGATTTTGCGATTGGACCTGTCACAATTGCATCAAATTGACCTGCAAGAGTATGACTGATAGCTGCTTCCATGTAAGCAAAACTTGCTGACCCACTAGCTGCATTACCCTGACCGATAACGATATTATCTTGAAAAGGCAAAGCTGCTGCTACATTAAGAATGGAAAGTTTTTCTGGATTGACCAATGGTTCTGAATTCGCAGTTTTAGAAAAACTTATATAATTTTTTACTATTAATTCTCGATTTCCTATTACTGTAATCTCGCAGTTTTTGCCTACTGCTGGGTCTGCTAAAGCTTTTAGAATAACTTCCGGACCGATTCCTGCTGGGTCTCCCAATGTTAGTGCCAAACGTAATTTACGCATAATGTTAGGAATTAGGGATTGGGCATGAGTATTCTATCCTGTCCCCCTTATCTCCTTATCTCCCTTGTCCCCCTTATCGCCAAATCCTCTTCCTTTACAATCGTTAACATAAGTCTAATCATACAGGAGCGCTTTCAAGCATCTGGTAAACTTAACTTAATGAAACACTTTACAAAGGAGATTTGCGCTTATGGGCGGCGAAATGTTTAATGCAGCTCTACTGTCTTTCGGTTTGATCTTTGTAGGCTGGGCTTTAGGTACGTTGTTGTTAAAAATCCAAGGAGCAGAAGAGTAACCGCCTGAACAAGGATAAAGTATTAAGGATAAAATGCAGGTCGAGGTTTCAACTACTGGCTTTTTATCCTTGATGCTTTCTTTTGTAAATTTTTGTTGACATGAGTTATTCTGATAATATTCTATAATAATTTTTGTTACAAACTCTCATGACATTATTAATAGTTGGTGCCACTGGCACCTTGGGAAGGCAAGTAGCTCGTCGTGCGCTCGACGAAGGTTATAAAGTTCGTTGTCTTGTCCGGAGTGCAAAGAAAGCCGCGTTTCTTAAAGAGTGGGGAGCAGAGTTAGTACCTGGTTCTTTGTCTTACCCCGAAACACTAACATCGGCACTTGAGGGTGTAACCGCAGTTATTGATGCGGCAACATCTCGTCCTACAGATTCTCTCAGTATTAAACAGGTAGATTGGGAAGGTAAAGTCTCTCTGATCCAAGCTGCGCGTGCTGCTGGTGTAGAGCGGTTTATCTTTTTCTCCATTTTGGATGCTGACAAATACCCAGAAGTGCCATTAATGGAAATTAAGCGGTGTACGGAACTGTTTTTGGCAGAGTCAGGTTTAAACTACACCATATTGCGTTTGGCCGGTTTCATGCAAGGCTTAATCGGTCAGTATGGAATTCCTGTCTTGGAAGGACAGCCTGTTTGGGTAACAGGTGAATCTTCACCCATTGCTTACATGGATACTCAAGATATTGCCAAATTCGCTATTCGGGCTTTGAAAGTGCCAGAAACGGAGAAAAAAGCTTTTCCTGTCGTTGGAACTCGTGCTTGGAGTGCAGAGGAAATTATCAGTCTTTGCGAACGCCTAGCCGGAAAAGAAGCTAGGATCACGCGAATGCCCATTAACTTGCTCCGCACCATGCGTCGTGCCTTGCGGTTTTTCCAGTGGGGATGGAATGTAGCAGATCGGCTGGCTTTTACAGAGGTTTTGGCAAGCGGTAAGCCCCTGACAGCGTCTATGGATGAAGTTTACACAACCTTTGGATTGGAGCGCAACGAAACAACAACTTTAGAAACTTACTTACAAGAGTACTTCAGTCGTATAATGAAAAAACTTAAAGAAATAGATTACGAGCAAACCAACACTAAAAAACAAAAACCCAAAAAAACACCCTTTAAAAAAGTTAACAGTTAGTGGTCGTTGGTTAATCCCGGTTACACGATTGACCGATGGCTGAAGACAAATAACACAAGGACAAAAATAGTCCAAAATGTGTAACGATTATCTAAAGAAAGCGAGTCGCTAAGAATTGGATGTTTGAGCGTGCCCAAAGCAGGCATTATATACAATGATGTTAAACCGATAGCGGGTCGAATCGCTGTCGAATTAAAGGAAAAGTTCACCACTGCAGGCTGGGATGTTTGCATCACAAGTGGTGTCGGTGGGATATTGGGCTATTCAACCCCTGAAAGCCCCGTATGTCACACCCCGATTGAAGGTCTAACACCTCCTGGCTTTGACTCAGAAATGAGATTTGCAGTGGTGTTAGGCGGTGATGGTACGGTTTTAGCGGCGTCCCGTCTTGTTGCTCCTCGTGGTATTCCGATATTAACGGTAAACACGGGTCATATGGGGTTTTTGACAGAAGCTTACCTCAACCAGATCCCTCAAGCGGTAGAACAACTATTGGCGGGTCAATATGAGGTTGAAGAGAGAGCGATGCTCAGCGTCAAAGTGTTTCGCTCGGATGCTGCTCTCTGGGAAGCCCTTTGTTTAAATGAAATGGTGCTACATAGAGAACCTTTGACCTCTATGTGCCATTTTGAAATAGCCATAGGTCATCACGCACCAGTGGATATTGCTGCTGATGGTGTGATTGTATCTACGCCAACTGGTTCTACAGCGTATTCTTTAAGTGCTGGTGGTCCGGTAGTCACTCCTGGCGTACCAGTATTGCAACTAGTACCCATTTGTCCCCATTCTCTAGCTTCTAGGGCGTTGGTTTTTCCAGATAGCGAACCCGTTAATATCTACCCAGTCAATACTCCTCGGTTGGTTATGGTGGTAGATGGCAATGGTGGATGCTATGTTCTTCCAGAGGATAGGGTGTATTTAGAGCGATCGCAATACAGCGCCCGATTTATCCGCTTGCAAACTCCAGAATTTTTCAGAATCTTGCGAGAAAAATTAGGTTGGGGTTTACCACATATTGCCAAACCAACGTCTGTGGAATTGCCATAACACTCAACGGTCACTGCTCGCTGGCTACCGATGACTGCGTATGGGTAAAATTTTAAATAAGTCGTTAAGTTTACTGACTGTCTTGATTTATTAGCTGATACTTGTACGTGTTACAACTGGGTAGACAGCTTGTTAAATCAGGATTTTTTATTTTAAGAAACAATTGCACCTCTACCTGAATCTAAAATCTAAAGTATAGAATTTATATGACAGTTGCTCATAACCCTTGTGTTTTAGTTATTGAAAGCGACGAAAGTCTCGCCAATCAGCTAGCTTTTGATTTAAAAGAAGCAGGTTATGAGCCTCTTGTGGCTCATGATGGGGTGAGTGGAATACAACACAGTCGAGAACGTCAGCCTGCTTTAATTGTGATTGACCGAATGCTAGCAGGAGAATCTGGATTGTCCTTATGTAAAAGTTTTAGAACTACTGGAGCGCGATCGCCCGTATTAGTCTTGATGGCGCGAGATACAGTTGACGATCGCGTAGCCTGTTTGGAAGCAGGAGCTGATGATTACTTTCTCAAGCCATATAGAGCGGAAGATTTTTTAAATCTAGTTCGCTTATACTTAAAACCTGATATCGATACAACCGAACAACTGCGTTTTGGAGATTTAGTGTTAGATATAGCGACTCGTCGTGTCGTACTTAACGGTAAAGCAATTGACTTGACGATGAAAGAATTTGAACTTCTCAAGTATCTTATGGAACATCCTCGTGAAGTCTTAACTCGCGAACAAATTTTAGAAAACGTTTGGGGTTACGACTTCATGGGTGAATCAAATGTGATAGAAGTTTATATTCGCTACTTACGGTTAAAAATAGAAGATGAAGGTCAAAAGAGACTTATTCAAACCGTGAGGGGAGTAGGTTATGTGTTGAGAGAATCTTAGAAGAATAGTTAGTGGTTGGTTAGTAGGATTTGTTGTCAACACCCAACCACTAACACCCAATAACTAACAACTAACAACTAACACGCACCTGTTATGATGAATCGACTATGCATCCTATCAATAATGTTGAGTCTATTGCTGATGAGTTGTTCTACTCAGACATCAGCAGTATCGCCTACAGGTACTCCTAGTTCTCAAACTCAAGCACAAATGAATCAGGAGAAAGCGCCACTTACAGCCAAAGCCGGTCAGCAGTTACCAATTTCAGCCGTTGCTATTGTTCCTAATAATGCAAAAATTCAACTGGAAGTAGCCCGAACAACCCAAGAGCAGGCAATGGGTTTGATGTTTCGACCTGCTTTACCTGATGATAGAGGAATGCTCTTTCAATTTCCCTCAGCGTTTCAAGCTAGCTT
It encodes the following:
- a CDS encoding SDR family oxidoreductase, which translates into the protein MTLLIVGATGTLGRQVARRALDEGYKVRCLVRSAKKAAFLKEWGAELVPGSLSYPETLTSALEGVTAVIDAATSRPTDSLSIKQVDWEGKVSLIQAARAAGVERFIFFSILDADKYPEVPLMEIKRCTELFLAESGLNYTILRLAGFMQGLIGQYGIPVLEGQPVWVTGESSPIAYMDTQDIAKFAIRALKVPETEKKAFPVVGTRAWSAEEIISLCERLAGKEARITRMPINLLRTMRRALRFFQWGWNVADRLAFTEVLASGKPLTASMDEVYTTFGLERNETTTLETYLQEYFSRIMKKLKEIDYEQTNTKKQKPKKTPFKKVNS
- a CDS encoding NAD(+) kinase, coding for MPKAGIIYNDVKPIAGRIAVELKEKFTTAGWDVCITSGVGGILGYSTPESPVCHTPIEGLTPPGFDSEMRFAVVLGGDGTVLAASRLVAPRGIPILTVNTGHMGFLTEAYLNQIPQAVEQLLAGQYEVEERAMLSVKVFRSDAALWEALCLNEMVLHREPLTSMCHFEIAIGHHAPVDIAADGVIVSTPTGSTAYSLSAGGPVVTPGVPVLQLVPICPHSLASRALVFPDSEPVNIYPVNTPRLVMVVDGNGGCYVLPEDRVYLERSQYSARFIRLQTPEFFRILREKLGWGLPHIAKPTSVELP
- the nblR gene encoding response regulator transcription factor NblR — translated: MTVAHNPCVLVIESDESLANQLAFDLKEAGYEPLVAHDGVSGIQHSRERQPALIVIDRMLAGESGLSLCKSFRTTGARSPVLVLMARDTVDDRVACLEAGADDYFLKPYRAEDFLNLVRLYLKPDIDTTEQLRFGDLVLDIATRRVVLNGKAIDLTMKEFELLKYLMEHPREVLTREQILENVWGYDFMGESNVIEVYIRYLRLKIEDEGQKRLIQTVRGVGYVLRES
- a CDS encoding DUF192 domain-containing protein gives rise to the protein MMNRLCILSIMLSLLLMSCSTQTSAVSPTGTPSSQTQAQMNQEKAPLTAKAGQQLPISAVAIVPNNAKIQLEVARTTQEQAMGLMFRPALPDDRGMLFQFPSAFQASFWMKDVPVPLDMVFMLDGVVKHIAVSVPPCNRTPCPTYGPDTPVNQVIELRSGRASELGLKEGSRIKIEFLKSGSSLK